The following is a genomic window from Zalophus californianus isolate mZalCal1 chromosome 10, mZalCal1.pri.v2, whole genome shotgun sequence.
CTTGATTAAAGCTAAGTCAACAATAGGGACTTACCCTTCTCACTTAACAAGGAATCCAGAGGCGACAAGGTCAGGGTTGGCGGATGCCTCCACAGAGTCAGCACTTTGTGTCAGCACCTCCTTGACTCTCTCGGCCATGATGGCCAATGGCTGCTGCAGCTCCAAGTACCctgttctaaaatttaaaatataacattttaatatgttactttaaaaaatacttgaaagtaTTTCCATAAGTCCTCAGCAAACTTTCCTTTATGTGTTGCTGACCACAATGCCCTCCCTCAAATTGTTAGAGAGACTCAGAGAGCGAGTTTCTAGAATTTTCAGCTTCTGAAGGCAGGTCGTGTGGGTAAAGAGGAAGAGCGGGAATGGGGCTATTTATTTCACAACCGGCAGTGCCTGCGAACGTATGTACCCTGAGCTGCTGACTTTCTTGGAAAAATTGAGTCTGTGACTAAATAAAGGCGTAACTGGGTACCCCTTGCTGGCCTGTTGCATCATCACGCCAACACCCTTCCGCGTGCTCTATTATGACCAGGCGTGCCTTGAGCGCTCATCTTCTCCATCCCTCTGCCCTTGGGCACAACCATATGTCCAGCAGCCCCCAAATGGAGCAATTTCTCTAGCTTTCGAAGCACCAGAGAAGCCAGCATTCTTGATCTCATTCATTAGCCAAAGGGCTTTTCAAAGTTCTCTTGTGTGACTTATGATCAGGGTGTGGAGATGAAACACATACATGTTAATAAGTAAAGggcaccaggggcgcctgggtggcacagtcggttaagtgtctgactcttgattttgactcaggtcaggatctcagggtcatgagattgggccccacgttgggctccgtgctcagcgtagagtctgcttgaggttctcttcctctctctctccctctgccccccctccctctctctctctattagataaataaatctttaaaaaaattaagtaaaggGCACCATTAGGCGATAACCAAGGCTAAGTTCATCCTCCATTCATCCATTCCACAAATAGCTACAATTTTCTGGCACTGTCCTCTACCCTGCGGATCTCAACAGAAGACAAGAAATCAAGGTCCCCGTTCTAATTACTTACATGCTCGTgtgaggagacagacaataaataaataaaccgaTGCAAAAAGAGGGTAGTATTCGGGAAGTCTGTGGGAAAACTCTAGAACAGGTGACGTGAGACAGGGGATGTGGGCAGGAGCTTCCGTACGcaaggtcagggaaggccttttCCGAGAAGCtagcatttgagctgagacctgatgATGAGAGAAGGAGCCACGTGTGAGGAGATCTGAAGGAAGCacgttccaggcagagggaacaaccACGCAAAGGCCCTAAGAGATGAATGAGGACTAGAAAGAAGATGGGCGTGTGGGCGGCCCAGGCAGCACAGGACAGTGGCAGAAGCTGAGATCAGCCTACATGACAAAGGGCCTCGCAGGCCAGGGGGAAGGGTTGAGATTTATTCAAGGTACATACAGTATGTCGCCTTGGAGAGTGGTACCCAGGGGAGTGACAAGGTCAGGTCTACACTTGTACAAAgctcactctggctgctgggtgCACAGTGGATTTGAACGGGGCAAGTGCTAAGGTAGAGCAGGAACAATGGTGACACGGACGAGAGTGTGAGCTGGAAATGAGAGGAGTGGGTAGCGAGGGGCCGGCTCGGAGCGGGGCCGCGGGACTGCGCGCGGTGGTGAGGGAAAGACGGGCTTTGGCGGCGCACCAGGAGGAAGGCCAGAGCCGTGACCCAGGGCACTTGTGAATTCAGGTTGTTCAGAAGGTCGGGCGGGGGGGTAGTTGTGGTCTGTGGTGCTAAGGGACCTTTCAAAAGTGTGGGTCCTGAGCATTTGGAGGGATCCGGGAGGCTGTTTCATGCAGAGGGAAAacacagggagaaacagaaaggCGGGCTGACCTGATCACAGCAGTGTTCTTAGGAGGAGAGGGTTGAGATGTGGTGAGACCACATTAGGGCCATTCTTCATCTCATTTAGCAAACGAGTCCCTTTGCCAGTTCCTTAGCCCCCATAGGGTGGCTGTTATGGGGGCAGGTGTGAACGTGAGTCGGGGGAGACCTCAGGAGAGGGGGCCCAGCCCCCCAAGAGGCCTCACCGGGAGGCACTCAGGGTAATTCACCACAACCCGGGCTCCCATCCCCAGCCTGAGAGATTTAGCCACTGGAATGTATCAGTTCTCCCAGGGCTGAGCAGTGCGCTGGAGAAGTCAGAACAAGCCtcataaattggaagaaaaaacccAGAAAGCCTCCTTACTACTTTACAGTGGGGGCCTCATTTTCCCaagacccaggtgcccccatccgcTCTCCCCggcctgccccttccctctgtcctCAGAATTTGCACCACTAATGGAAAGCGAGTTTGCTGAACATGGGTTAATTatcataaaaatcaatgaaataagcATTTCATTTTGTGATTGAGAAAACAGAGACTCGGACATGATATAAATTAGAGGAGTGGTGGACAAAACTCTTGGAGCCTATTTCTGACCcaattctttctcttctgcttccctgtttcttttttactgagGCCTGACATAGGacacaatattagtttcaggtgtaccacttAAGGACACGACATTTGTGCATGTCGGGAAATGACCTCCACGGggagtgtagttaccatctgtcaccatacagttaccaaaaaatgtttcttcttgtcatgggaacttttaaaatttactttcttagcaTCTTTCAGAGTTGCAATACAAGATTATCGACTGTAGACGCCATGCTGTCCATTACACCCCATGacttaactggaagtttgtaccccttAGTCCCCTGCACCCGctttgcccaccccccactcgccctcccctccagcaaccagaACAGATCTGTTCTTGGTATCCgtgagttttgtttgttcattgattttgtttttcggattccacagataagtgagatcagacagtattttttttttctttatctgacttacttcccttagcataataccttcaaggcccatccatgttgttgcccgtggcaagatttcattcttttttttttttacagctgagtagtattccactgtgtgtgtgtaccacaccTCACATTCCACCCAGGCATAGTGGGCCCAGaacatgctctctcttcctctcacacCTGGACTGCTCCTGTCTCTGCTCAGAATGCCTCTCCCTGTCCCGAAAAACCCTGACCCAAACAACCACCATTTGCTGCTCAGACTCTCCAACAAAAGCCCTGACAATAGATAGGATGAAATCACTGAGCACAAGCTTACTCGCTATGTGCTGAGCACTTGGCATGCATCCTCGGCTTTGGTCCTCACAACCGCCTCTGAGGCAGGTCCCAGGTCACAggtcaggaaactgaggtttcAAAGGCTAAGCACCTCGCCCGCAAACACAACCTAGACTCACCTGGGTCTGTCTGGTTCCCAAAGCCACGCCTTTGATCCTATGTTTATTTCTGATCATTGTCCCTTCACCTGGACATTGTCCCTTCCTCAGGACTCAGAATGAGTTCCATCTCCTCCCATGTAAGTCTGGGAGGGCAAACTCAGGCCCCAGGTCACCACATCCTAGATAAGACCACAAGACCTGCCtacagcaaaatttaaaaaattttttaaagatttacttacttatttttgagagagagagattgcggGGACAGGgacaggacagagggagagggagagaatcccaagaagaccCCCCGCACTAAGCACCGAGCCGACaggaggctcgatcccatgaccctgagatcgtgacccgagccgaaaccaagggtcagatgcttaaccaactgagccacacaggagctccaaagttaaaaatttttaaatatctcccCATTTGTTCAGAATAGAGCCAAACCCCTTAGCAAGGCTGCAAAGCCCCACAGCCTTGGCTCATGTCCTCATTACATACCTATGCTCAGGTCAGCATCAGTATCACGGGGGGTTTATTAAAAATGTCATGTGGTGGCACCATTTCCCAAGGCTCTGGCCTGGTCCCCTTggatgaataataataatgataagcaACATGACTCAGTATTTACTCTTGCAGTGGCCGTTCTAAGTGTGTTCTGTATCTAAGTGTTTACATGTATTAATgtacattcattcacttaatcTGAAAAATTACCCTATGAAACAGATCCTATTAGAAGATCCATCTAATAGATGAGATGATTGAGGCCTAGAGAGGGTAATTCACTTGCCCAATTTCATCCAGCTAGCCAGTGGTGAAGCCAGTCTGGAATCCCAATAATCGAATCAAGAGCTCTGGGCTGCATCTGTAGATGTCTGTCTGTAGACACCCATCGGCGTCAGCTCTCAGAgcctgaaggtggatgcttattttcttctgaaaacaggCTGCTGAAGCCCGACTTCCAGGTATCAGCgcagggaagagagaaaaccACCTGGGTCTGCAGCCAGCACTTGGACCGGGCCCTTCAGAGAGTCACTGGGTCCCGGTTAGGGGGTTAGTTAGATCACAGAGGTTCACTTCCTGTGAATTCGGACCCCGCATCTGCCCAAATAGGGCAAAGAAAGGAATGCCAACTTCAGCATCCTATTCTGTAGAAATCCCTGGTGctttcctccccagccccacccttagTAACATCTTACTTGAGAAGGGTTTTATAATGAGTTGAAAAGCAACCCTGCATTTCTCAATAAGAGTATTAAATCTTGTCAAACAATGATCTATAATTAGTCACTAAGAATTACTTCATCTAAAACAATTTGCATGTTtatggatttgtgtgtgtgtctgagtgtgtggGGTTCAATCAGCATTAGTGAAGGGAAGGCCACAGACCAGCCCAGCTCACAGGGAGAAGAATTTTAAAGGGAAGAAGAATTCCAAAGGCAGAGGTTGGGCCCGAGCTGTTCAGGTCTGCAGTGGCTCCCGGCAGCCTGCAGAATCCTGCTTTGAGGCGCTGCGGGGGGAGCTTGCACCGCCCGCCTCCCATCTCAGCTGTGCCCAGAACCCAGGACCTAACCATGAGGGGTACCTGCTGCGCCTTTCTTTGGTTCCTGCCAGCTCTGTGGTAGGGGTCAGTTTGGGGCAGCTTCCCAGAGAGGCAGCTAGGCCACAGCCCTGGGCCTCAGAGCAAAGGGAAAGggtgtgatgatggtgatgaacgTTACCAAGTATGCACTTGCCCATTTCGTCTTTGAAGGTAGAACACAGACTAGACTAAGGAGGacataatttgctcaaggtcacccgcTTATAAActgtggagctgggatttgaacccaaggcaTATGCAGCACCAGCCAGAGCGGGCCTCCCTAAGCCCTCAGCCTCGAGGGCACCATGAGAGAGTAGCAGATGGTCTGCTGGGTACAATGATGACTGATACGTGAGCTCCCGTGGGACAAGCAACTGGAGGGCAGGACTGCACATCCAGCGGGCAAAGCCTCCCCAGGAGCTGATGGTCCCGACGCCTGCGGAGGTGCACGGCTCAGAGCACAGAGGCTCCCCAGTTCCGGCTTAGGACGTAAGCCctgagccaggctgcctgggtccaCTCAGCCCCACCCCCGACATTTGTATGAGGACAAATGGAGGCCACAGAGCAtgtgtctaaatatttaaaatattttaaagttttcaatcCAGCTAACACACTGTCAAGTAAAACACGTTCTCTCCTCCTACCTTGACACAGGAACCTTCACGAAGACCTGGGAGGCCCGGTGTGGATTTCACATCCTCGCAGTCCAGAGGCCTCTGTCTGGATGAGGAGCTGTGGGGAAAGTGGCCCCTTCTCTCCCAGGCCCTGCTCTGCCGTACCTCCTGAGGGGCCTTCCCCACAGCATGCAGACGCTGGGACTGCACGTTTGAGCTCTGCCCATGCCTTTTGCAAAAAGCTGCCACTGGGCCACCATTTGGGCTCACTCAGGGGTGCAGTCCACTCTCAGGCAGATGAACCCCGGGGAAGAGGCCCTGGAAACAGACTTGTGGCCCTTTGGGCCAGGAATTCCACAGTCCCAGGTGCTCAAGCGTGGTGTacaagggggctggggggctttCTCCTTGGCCCCACGGATCCTGTGCCCTGGGGGCAGGGACGGCTCCAGAGCAGGGGCTCAGGGAAGAGGTCCCTCCAGTCTGAGCCTAAGGATGTTGTCGCTGCCAAGCCCTTATTGTGAAACTTTGAGCCTGCTCGTTAATCTCTCTGCACCTTGTTTTCTGCGTCTGGACAATGGAGATGACGACAGCAAGGAGTAACAGGAATACACGAGCTTATTCTGAACGGGCCAAGTGCTGAGGGCAGTGCTGGGCAAAGCGTGAGTGAGTGCTGCCCATTAAGTGTAATTATTACTTGGACTCAGGCATCCTCAAAGTCGTTAACAGATTGAGTGCTCTGTGGAGACCTAGAGAATTCCAAGAACCAGGTACTCTGGCTACCTGATCTGTCGTCAGGCTGGAGCTTGTGACTGCGACAGAAACCGTGGAAGGCCAGCAACAGAGGGAATGGGATAGAAGGGAGGGTCGGTATTTGCTGCCAATTCGTTCAGAGAGTGTTTCTGGGGCAGGTACTCTTCTAGGCACTGATCCAGGTCACAGGACTGAGCAAGACAGGATACCCAACTTCATTCATCCTACCTTCTTGGGGTAAGGGAGGGGGATAGAAGGAAGATATTTAacaagaaagcaatgaaataggggcgcctgggtggctcagttggttaagcaactgccttcggctcaggtcatgatcctggagtcccgcgatcgagtcccgcatcgggctccctgctcagcggggagtctgcttctccctctgaccctcccccctctcatgtgctctctctccctctctccttctctctcaaataaataaataaatgaaatctcaaaaaaaaaagcaatgaaataaacATGAGCCAGGCAGACAAAAATAAGGGGTGTGAAGGAAATCAAATAGGGTTAATTGAGAGTGAACAGCTAATGATGGGAGGTGAGGAGGATGAACTGCGTGCAGTAGGCTGGTCCCTCACGGCCACGGAGGAGGAGACATTAAACCTGAGacctgagggggcgcctgggcggctctgTCCACgcctcttcattttggctcagctcaggtcatgatctcagagtcttgggatccaGCTCCGTATCAGGCTTTGGCTTTGTGCTCAGTAgtgggctggcgggggggggtcctacttcagattctctgcctctcctgctcaaGTTCACAAGCacgcaatctctctctctctaaaataaataaaaatcttaaaaaaaaaaaacctgacaccTGAATAATTAGGAGGAACCAGCTGTATAAAGAATCAGGAAAAGGCTATTCCAAGAAACGAAATTGGCTAGTGCCAGGGCCCTGAGGTGGTCGTGTGCTGGACACAATAcgagaaacagagagaagaccTGTGTCACTTAAAGGTAGTGAGCAAAGGGAAGAATGACAGGAGACAGAAGTTAGAAAAGTAGAGGGGGACCCGATGATGCACTTCTCAGAGTTTAATATGCCCACATACCACCCGGGGATCCTGTTAAAGCACAGTTTCAGATTCCGTAGGTCTGAGGTGGAGGCCTGAAATTCTGCATCCCTAACATGCTCCCAGGTTGGGCCAGTGCCACCAGTccgtggaccacactttgagaagcaggGCTTTAGGCCACAGATTCTATCGTAACTATATTGAGAAGACTTTGGGTGACCATAAGAGGGATGTGACTCAGTCTGGCCATATTTTTCAAGCTTGCCCTGGCTGCAGTGTGGAGGCTAAGTCAGGGGTAAGACAAAAGCCTGGACACCAGCGGGGATGCAATTGTAGTGGCCCAGGTGGAAGGTGGGGCCGGCCCGCATGGGGCTGGGCATTGTGAGCTGCAGAGAAGTAAGTGCAGAGCAAGTCAATGAGCCTGGCTAAGTCATGAAGGGGGCGAGTGAAACACAGAACTCCAGCATGACGACTCCTAGGTTTGAGGCCTGAGCTAAAGCTGGTGTGATGCCTTCACTGGTGTGGCCAAGGCTAgggctttgttaaaaaaaaacaaaaattaaaaacccgGAGTTTCAGTTTGAGATGGTAGTCACAAATTCAAGTGGAAATGCTGAGTCAGATAGATGAATCTTGAACTCAAGAGTGAATCTGGGGCTTTTGAGTATTAGGAGCCTTGGTTTGTGGATGGTGTTTTAAAGCCACAAGACTGGATGCGCTTGCTTACGGAGAACGTGTAGCAGATAAGGAGATCTGAGAGCTGACGCCACAGGTTTCTAGCACCTAGGGGTCACGGGCGAAGGAGGAGCCAGGAAAGGAGAGTGAAGAAGGGCTGGGGAAGTGGAAGCACAGGAGAGTGGTGTGGTGGGCCTAACAGTGGACCCCAGAGATACCCTCACCCTACTCCATGGAACCTGTGACTATATCACCagacatggcaaaagggactatGCAGATGCAATTAAGGTTAAAGAGCTTGAGGGGAGAGCTTATTCTGTATTATCTGGGTGGACCCAATCTAACCACtggagtctttaaaaataaaatggaagacagGAGAGGGGGTcagagagatggaagaagaggagCAAGAGATTTGAAACACGAGAAAAACTTGACCCAGGATTGcaggctttgaagatggagaagcCAATTCCAGAACATAGGAATGGCCCTCAGCAGGCAGGTAGCAAAGACATAGGACCCGATTCCCACAACGGCAAGTACTGAATTCTGCCGACAACCTGAATGAGCAAGGAAACAAAGTCTCCCCTAGAACATCTAGCAAGGAACACAGTGCTGCCAGAACCTTGATTTTAGCCAGAGACCTGTGTTGCGCAAAgataaatttgcattgttttttttaaatttcatttaaattcaattaattaacatagtgtatcattagtttcagaggtagagttcagtgattcatcagttgcatataatacccagtgctcattccatcacatgctctccttaatacctatcacccggtcaccccatcccccacccccctcccctccagcaaccctcagtttgtttcctagagttaagagtcttccatggtttgtctccctctttgatgacttcccattcagttttccctcccttcccctatgatcctccgttttctttcttaaattccacgtatgaatgaaatcatatgatgactgcctttctctgactgacttatttcacttagcataacatactctagttccatccacgtcgttgcaaatggcaagattttgtttgttctgatggctgagtagtattccattgttatacatatatatgtgtgtgtatatatatatatatatatatatatataccacttctttatttgcattgttttaagacactagtttgtggggcacctgggtggcttagatggttaagcatcttccttctgctcagggcatgatctccaggtcctgggatcgagccccacgttggactcccagctcagccgggagtccgcttctccctctccctctgcctctccccctgtttgtgctctttctgtctctctccctctcaaatgaataaataaaatctaaaaaaaaaaaaaaaaaagacactagtttgtgatgatttgttactgcagcaatagaaaatgaattcaCGTGGTTTAGAAGCCAAAAAGGAAATCACttcggggcgggggtgggggcgggaagaGCCATCAGCTGTGTCAAAAGCTGTGCGAGGTTGAGAAAGAGGGCGACAGGTGTGAGCTCTGGACAGGGCAACACAGGGCTTGTTGTCGACCTTGACAAGCAGTCTCAGCAGAGTGGTGAGGTCAGAGACCAGGCTGGAGTGGGTTGAGGAACAAAGGGCAGGGTGAGGAAGTGGGGCAGTGAACACAGACGACTCTGTTGTAAAGTTTGGTTGCGAAGGGAAGGAAGCAAATAGGCCGGTACTGCAGAAGGGTGTGGGTTcatccagttttgttttcctcGTCTTAGCGGGAGCCAGAGAGCTGGTTTGTTTGCTACAGGAATCAACCCGGTAGAGAGTAGTTAGGTTtgtaagggggtgggggtggggatcagGAGCAAGGTCCTTGCGAGAGGGAGGAGCCTGACCCCGGGGACAAGTGAAGGGAGGAAAGAGCCAGAGGGAAAACAAAGACAAGCACAGGGGCAAGGCGGTCGTAGTGGTGTGAGcgtgtgtggggagggaggtgtgtCGGAGGtttaaggagacagaaaaagacacagaatggTTTCTCTTGGAATGTGGGAAGCCCCCTGATGCCAGAAGGCGAGCAGCGTTGCTCCAGGCAGGAACTGGCCTTCGctgtctctcttctgcccctgAGGCTGAGACTGTGACGGGTCTGTGGGGTCCAGGTTGGGCCCCAGGGTATGTTCCGTCCTAGACCTATAACCCTACGCAACTTTCTTAGTCGGCTGGAGCCTCCAGTTTCTTTAGCTTCTGCATTTTAATCAGGCGTGCCCCCCCTACTTCCTGCCAAGGAAAGAGCATCTGCCGAACTGCGCCGTGGCCTGCCGAGCCCTGTATTTCTGGATGGGTGGGGTCCGTCCTATAGCACCGGGCCACCGTGGAGATCCCTCGAAGGCTGGAGATGCGTGCAGGGGAGGGCTCGGCAGCCTGAGACCACTCCCTCCCGAGGCGTGGGCAATTCTTTCCACCTCCACCCAGGCCTGAGAAAAACTCAGGCTTGAGTTTGCTCTCCTGGTACCTGGAACAAAGAGAGTAATAATCTGGGTCGGGGCTTGCTCTCCGTGGGGAGCTCCCCCAGCCCTCCGTGGGGAGCTCCCCCAGCCCTAACGTCTGCAGCTATCATCTGGCCCGTCCTGCCCTCCCGCTTGCTGAATGTCTGCTCTCCAGGATCGCCCCAGAGCGGCAGGAAGCACGCTAACTTCGGTTAGCTAACTGGGAGAACTCTCTGCTGGGTCAGGACTTGTTGTGGAGGTGGTATGGAGAAGGGctactttataaaaaattaaatacgcCTCACTgtgatgaaagagagagaacattctCCCAGTGGAAAGCAGGGATCAGAGAGCATGAAGACACCGTCCAAGGTCAGACACAGGTCAGCTGAGGAGCTGTGAGTCCAAATCAGGTCTATTTGGCGCCAAGCTCATGTTTTTTCCCCACCATATAACACTGCCTTCCTGGATCCAACAAACCTGCCTGCTtccaggaaggggaagaggagggaaagtaCCAGAGGCATTTACAGAGTGCTTGCATACCAGGGGTCGTGTGTCTGTTCTAGCCCTCtctgcaggaggggaggggggtggaaggcaCACCCCTGGGTGGCTGAGAACCTCTCAGTGTAACACAGACAGAAGTGGTTTTGTGACCAACCCCTGGCAATCAGAGATCTATGGGAAACGGGTGTGCTCTGGCACGGAAGCTATGCTGAGGTCAACATTCGGTCCTGGTCGCCTAAGACAGAAGATCCGGGAACAACAACAGGGCACTATGTTCTTTTCTGCAATCACCTTCTCTACTCCTCCTGCcagttcccccccccctttttctttctccaaagtaGGACGCAgtagacaaaagaaaattttcagggGAATGAAGATGGAAAGGAACTCCttcaaaactcacagaaacatTCAAATGGTAGAAAAAGAAGTAAACTGATTTTAGGCTGATTCCCAAGGAAAGTGTTTGTAGTTTGTGTCTAGCCAAGTGAATTGCTTGCTAACACCCaaacaaatcaaatccaaaaatcAACTCTTTGTATTCCTCCGAGGAATCCAGAGTCTCCAAAGCATAATATTCACAGTGTCCAGGAGATAATCCAAAATTATTTGACACATGAAGAGACAAGGAAATGTGGCCCATTCTCAGTAGAAAACAACCACAAATGACTCAGATGCTGGAATGAGGAAACAAGACCTTGAAGCAGCTATATGTCTATGTTCAATGATGTAAGGAAAAATATGCTTGCAATGAATAGAAAGGTAGGGAATCTCagggaaaaatagaaatcataaaacaACTAAATGGCAAttctagaacaaaaaaaaattgcaagctatgaaataaactaaaaattacaatatccaaaataaaaaaaattatataatgggCTTCACAACCGAATGGACATGACTCAAAAAAACTTCAGCAAACTCAAAGCTAGACCAACAGAAATTaacagagagggaaagcaaaaaaaaaaaatttttttttaatcagaaaagggggtgcctgggtggctcaattgttaagtgtctgccttcagctcaggtcatgatcccagggtcctgggatcgagccccgcatcgggctccctgctccacgggaagcctgcttctccctctcccactccccctgcttgtgttccttctctcactgtgtctctctctaccaaataaataaataaataaataaatcttttaaaaaaatcagaagacttTCAGATACCTATGGAACTCTTGTAGCACGTGTCTAACATACTTATAATTGGAGTCACAGAAGGAGAAGAATGcgaaaatggaacaaaatatatttgaagaaataatggctgaaccCTTTCCAAATATGGTGAAAGACATAAATTTATAGATTGAAGAAGCTCAGTGAACCTGAGGCAGggtaaatatgaagaaaactatgCCTAGGCACATCAAACCgttgaaaagcaaagataaagagaaagcaGTCGGAGAAAAACAACATGCTACATACAGGGGAACAGTGACATGAATGACTGTTATCAGAAGCCATGgaaacatctttaaagtgctgaaaaggaaaaaaaaaagtgttattctAGAGctagtgaaaatatccttcaagaatgAAGCCAAAGACaatttcagataaaataaaattaagaaaactcatTGACAACAGAGTTCCAGTCCAAGAAATGATGAAATTCTTGATGCTAAAGGAAAACATTACCAGATTGACATTCAGATCTTCAAGAAGGAATGAAGAGCTTCGGAAATGGAACCATCTCGACAGAtagaaaagtctgtttttttcctcttaattcctttaaaatatgtatgactctttgaagcaaagaaatattttttgtgggttttatAATATAGGTCAATATAATTAATACACACGACAATATAATATGAAGCACAGGACGGCACACTTTTCCAGGAAAGGGTAAGAGAGTAAATGCTGTGGATTTGAGGGCCACAGGGTCTCTGTCACAGGTGCCCAACTCTGCcctgtagtgtgaaagcagccacaaACACAAGTCAAGGTGCCTGGCTAGGCTCCAATAAAACTCTTTGTACAAAAATAGGCAGCAGGCTGGATCTGGCTCACTCACCACCTGGCATAAAGGAAAATGGCAGTAGGATGGCAAAAGGCTTTTTACAGGGGCAAAGTTTCTGCATTTAAATGAAGTGGTACAATATTAATTCTAAGTGAACTGTGAAAAGTCAGTGTCTCTCAAGAGTGGCAGTATGGACCTTTTCAGTCAGATCATtcttcactgtgtgtgtgtgtgtgtgtgtgtgtgttggcagggGATGTCTTGAGCATCGGAAGATGTTGAGTAGCATCCTTGGCTTTAACCCACTAACTGCCAGTGGCACCActctccccagttgtgacaaccg
Proteins encoded in this region:
- the LOC113933042 gene encoding uncharacterized protein LOC113933042 isoform X1; this encodes MVMNRDGRTEQLMKMKLQAPHLPSPCECWELWDVQSSQRKPGYHQEAFLFSGVQYSDSTLPYLTQCSSRYQESKLKPEFFSGLGGGGKNCPRLGREWSQAAEPSPARISSLRGISTVARCYRTDPTHPEIQGSAGHGAVRQMLFPWQEVGGARLIKMQKLKKLEAPAD
- the LOC113933042 gene encoding uncharacterized protein LOC113933042 isoform X3; protein product: MVMNRDGRTEQLMKMKLQAPHLPSPFSGVQYSDSTLPYLTQCSSRYQESKLKPEFFSGLGGGGKNCPRLGREWSQAAEPSPARISSLRGISTVARCYRTDPTHPEIQGSAGHGAVRQMLFPWQEVGGARLIKMQKLKKLEAPAD
- the LOC113933042 gene encoding uncharacterized protein LOC113933042 isoform X2, with the translated sequence MVMNRDGRTEQLMKMKLQAPHLPSPCECWELWDVQSSQRKPGYHQEAFLCVQYSDSTLPYLTQCSSRYQESKLKPEFFSGLGGGGKNCPRLGREWSQAAEPSPARISSLRGISTVARCYRTDPTHPEIQGSAGHGAVRQMLFPWQEVGGARLIKMQKLKKLEAPAD